From the bacterium genome, one window contains:
- a CDS encoding sodium:solute symporter family protein — MWTIIAVVFYLMLVGYLGFLGYRKTTNASDYLVAGRQIHPYVMAISYGATFISTSAIVGFGGAAGVFGMGLLWLTFCNILVGIFIAFVVFGNRTRVMGYHLDAHTFPEFMGKRYGSRFIQVFSGAVIFIAMPLYAGVVMIGGVKFIEIYMGVPYDAALAICAVIIAAYVIAGGLKGVMYTDAAQGTIMFVGMSILFIFTYISLGGFTSAHQALTDLADKVPEKLAAAGHMGWTAMPRFLSTWWWNLVSTLVLGVGIGVLAQPQLVVRFMTVKSKRELNRAVFAGGIFIFMMTGVAFIVGSLSNVFFFRTQGMISIAAAGGNADAIIPLFISEALPKWFGVLFLLTLLSAAMSTLSSQFHTMGTAISRDIFQQLTPKTKKDNTLIIARLGVLLGIITIVILGEVLPDSIIAPGTAIFFGLCASSFLPMYALGLYWKKATPAGAKSGLVVGFLGSVFYILFIHAKESAALGACQALFGKPNLVPSLAVVDPIVIVLPISLLVTVLVSLFTRQMDPQQVERLFRR; from the coding sequence ATGTGGACAATCATCGCTGTCGTTTTCTATCTCATGCTCGTCGGTTACCTGGGATTCCTGGGCTATCGCAAGACCACGAACGCCAGTGATTACCTGGTCGCCGGCCGTCAGATCCATCCCTATGTCATGGCCATCTCCTACGGGGCCACGTTCATCTCCACCTCGGCCATAGTCGGTTTCGGCGGCGCGGCCGGAGTGTTCGGCATGGGGCTGCTGTGGCTCACGTTCTGCAACATCCTGGTGGGGATTTTCATCGCTTTCGTGGTGTTCGGCAACCGCACCCGGGTGATGGGCTACCATCTGGATGCCCACACGTTCCCCGAGTTCATGGGCAAGCGCTACGGCAGCCGGTTCATCCAGGTGTTCAGCGGCGCGGTCATTTTCATCGCCATGCCGCTGTACGCCGGAGTGGTGATGATCGGCGGGGTCAAGTTCATCGAGATCTACATGGGCGTCCCCTATGACGCCGCCCTGGCGATCTGCGCGGTGATAATCGCCGCCTACGTGATCGCCGGAGGGCTAAAGGGCGTGATGTACACGGATGCCGCCCAGGGCACGATCATGTTCGTGGGGATGAGCATCCTGTTCATCTTCACCTACATCTCCCTGGGCGGGTTCACCAGCGCGCACCAGGCCCTGACCGACCTGGCGGACAAAGTCCCCGAGAAACTGGCCGCCGCCGGGCACATGGGCTGGACCGCCATGCCCAGGTTCCTGTCCACCTGGTGGTGGAACCTGGTGAGCACGCTGGTCCTGGGTGTTGGGATCGGGGTGCTGGCCCAGCCGCAGCTTGTGGTGCGGTTCATGACAGTCAAGAGCAAGCGCGAGCTGAACCGGGCCGTGTTCGCCGGCGGGATTTTCATTTTCATGATGACCGGCGTGGCTTTCATCGTGGGCAGCCTGTCCAACGTGTTCTTTTTCCGCACCCAGGGGATGATTTCCATCGCCGCGGCGGGCGGCAACGCCGATGCGATAATCCCGCTGTTCATCTCGGAGGCCCTGCCCAAGTGGTTCGGGGTGCTGTTCCTGCTCACCTTGCTTTCCGCGGCCATGAGCACGCTCTCCAGCCAGTTCCACACCATGGGCACGGCGATCAGCCGCGACATTTTCCAGCAACTCACCCCGAAGACGAAAAAGGACAACACTCTGATAATCGCGCGTCTGGGGGTTCTGCTGGGGATAATCACCATAGTGATTCTGGGCGAGGTGCTCCCGGACAGCATCATCGCCCCGGGTACGGCGATTTTCTTCGGGCTCTGCGCCTCCAGTTTCCTGCCGATGTACGCCCTGGGGCTCTACTGGAAGAAAGCCACTCCGGCGGGAGCCAAGAGCGGTCTGGTGGTGGGTTTCCTGGGCAGCGTGTTCTACATCCTGTTCATCCACGCCAAGGAATCGGCGGCCCTGGGCGCCTGCCAGGCCCTGTTCGGCAAGCCGAACCTGGTGCCGTCCCTGGCCGTGGTGGACCCGATTGTAATCGTTCTGCCGATAAGCCTTCTGGTCACGGTGCTGGTGAGCCTGTTCACCCGTCAGATGGACCCGCAGCAGGTGGAGAGACTTTTCCGGCGGTAG
- a CDS encoding ACT domain-containing protein has translation MRVKQVSVFLENRTGRLDEVADILGSRKINIRALSLADTSDFGILRLIVNRPEEAYEALREAGFTTRYTDVIAVEVPDSPGGLAGVLKIFREANLNVEYLYAFVEKRTEGAVVIFRFEEVDRAIGILQQKGVSLLTGNEVYKL, from the coding sequence ATGCGTGTCAAACAGGTCAGTGTTTTTCTCGAAAACCGCACCGGCCGTCTGGATGAGGTGGCGGACATCCTCGGCTCGCGCAAGATCAACATCCGCGCTCTCTCGCTGGCCGACACCAGTGATTTCGGCATCCTGCGCCTGATCGTCAACCGTCCCGAGGAGGCCTACGAGGCCCTGCGCGAGGCCGGTTTCACCACCCGCTACACCGATGTGATCGCGGTCGAGGTGCCCGACAGCCCCGGCGGCCTGGCCGGGGTGCTAAAGATTTTCCGGGAGGCCAACCTGAACGTGGAGTACCTCTACGCCTTTGTGGAGAAACGCACCGAGGGCGCGGTGGTCATTTTCCGTTTCGAGGAGGTCGACCGGGCGATCGGCATCCTGCAGCAGAAAGGCGTGAGCCTTCTGACCGGCAACGAGGTCTACAAGCTCTAA
- a CDS encoding amidohydrolase family protein, with the protein MAVIDSHAHFFPDKVAAAAVSKLEGTSGQRAFLDGTRQGLLDSMERTGIELALVLPVATNPEKVSSVNRFSAAVKDPRLEMLGGLHPASRTWREELDELVALGLPGVKLHPEYQGFAPDDPALLPFFAAMRDAGLLVAFHCGEDISFDPPARCTPQSIAFLLDKLPGIRIFATHMGGFRLWDASERWLIGREVWMDTSFSLGWMPDDQFRRMLAAHGREFVMYGSDSPWCDQPVELERLRSLGLAPEALERIEHGNARRMLALLKEKP; encoded by the coding sequence GTGGCAGTGATAGATTCGCACGCCCATTTCTTTCCGGACAAGGTGGCGGCCGCGGCGGTCTCCAAGCTGGAGGGCACCAGCGGCCAGAGGGCCTTTCTGGACGGCACCCGTCAGGGGCTCCTCGACTCGATGGAACGGACAGGCATCGAGCTGGCCCTGGTGCTGCCCGTGGCCACCAACCCGGAGAAAGTCAGCTCGGTCAACCGCTTCTCCGCCGCGGTGAAGGACCCGCGCCTCGAGATGCTGGGCGGGCTGCACCCGGCCAGCCGCACCTGGCGCGAGGAGCTGGATGAGCTGGTCGCTCTGGGCCTGCCGGGGGTGAAACTGCACCCCGAGTACCAGGGGTTCGCGCCGGATGACCCGGCGCTGCTCCCGTTTTTCGCGGCCATGCGCGATGCGGGCCTCTTGGTGGCGTTCCACTGCGGCGAGGACATCTCGTTCGATCCGCCGGCGCGCTGCACCCCGCAGAGTATCGCGTTCCTGCTGGACAAGCTGCCCGGCATCCGCATTTTCGCCACCCACATGGGGGGGTTCCGGTTGTGGGACGCCTCCGAGCGCTGGCTGATCGGCCGGGAAGTCTGGATGGACACTTCTTTTTCCCTGGGCTGGATGCCGGATGACCAGTTCAGGCGGATGCTGGCCGCACACGGCCGGGAGTTCGTGATGTACGGCTCGGACAGCCCCTGGTGCGACCAGCCGGTGGAGCTGGAGCGCCTGCGCTCCCTGGGCCTGGCCCCGGAGGCGCTTGAGCGGATCGAGCACGGCAACGCCCGGCGCATGCTGGCCCTTCTCAAGGAAAAGCCCTGA
- a CDS encoding phenylacetate--CoA ligase, protein MIWNEKYETMPLEERRQLQGERLADCCRRVYERVPFYRRAFESKGIKPEDIRSVDDLRHLPFTNKQDLRDNYPFGLFNVPLDDVVRIHSSSGTTGKPTVVGYTKNDIDLWAEVMARSFTCAGLGRGDIIQNAYGYGMFTGGLGAHYGAERIGAAVIPISGGNTKRQIMILQDFGSTGLCCTPSYSLYIAEVAAEMGIDIRTLPLKVGVFGAEPWSDEIRASIEKNLSIDALDIYGLSEIIGPGVSMECLQKNGLHVFDDHFIPEVIDPVSGEPLPYGQKGELVFTTVTKEAFPLIRYRTRDITSLHPEKCACGRTHVRMARISGRTDDMLIIRGVNVFPSQVESVLVGIEEAQPHYQLIVRREGSLDTLEVQVEVDERFFSDEIRQLEGLSRKVKSELESVLGVSIRVKLVEPRTIARSEGKAKRVIDERPKP, encoded by the coding sequence TTGATCTGGAACGAGAAATACGAAACCATGCCTCTCGAGGAGCGCCGCCAGCTCCAGGGGGAGCGCCTGGCGGACTGCTGCCGCCGGGTCTACGAGCGCGTGCCTTTCTACCGCCGCGCCTTCGAGTCCAAGGGCATCAAGCCGGAGGACATCCGCTCGGTCGATGATCTGCGCCACCTGCCGTTCACCAACAAGCAGGACCTGCGGGACAACTATCCGTTCGGCCTGTTCAACGTGCCGTTGGATGACGTGGTGCGCATCCACTCCTCCAGCGGGACCACCGGCAAGCCCACCGTGGTCGGCTACACCAAGAACGACATCGACCTGTGGGCCGAGGTGATGGCCCGCAGTTTTACCTGCGCCGGCCTGGGCCGCGGCGACATCATCCAGAACGCCTACGGCTACGGGATGTTCACCGGCGGGTTGGGCGCGCACTACGGGGCCGAGCGGATCGGCGCGGCGGTGATCCCGATCTCGGGCGGCAACACCAAGCGCCAGATCATGATCCTGCAGGATTTCGGCTCCACCGGCCTGTGCTGCACGCCCTCCTACTCGCTCTACATCGCCGAGGTGGCGGCCGAGATGGGGATCGACATCCGCACGCTCCCGCTCAAGGTGGGGGTGTTCGGGGCCGAGCCCTGGAGCGATGAGATACGGGCCTCCATCGAGAAGAACCTCAGCATTGACGCCCTGGACATCTACGGCCTGAGCGAGATCATCGGCCCCGGCGTGTCGATGGAGTGCCTGCAGAAAAACGGCCTGCACGTGTTCGACGATCATTTCATCCCCGAGGTCATCGACCCGGTGAGCGGAGAGCCGCTGCCCTACGGACAGAAAGGTGAGCTGGTGTTCACCACGGTGACCAAGGAGGCTTTCCCGCTGATCCGCTACCGCACCCGCGACATCACCAGCCTGCACCCCGAGAAATGCGCCTGCGGGCGGACCCACGTGCGCATGGCCCGGATCAGCGGCCGCACGGACGACATGCTCATCATCCGCGGGGTGAATGTGTTCCCCTCGCAGGTCGAGAGCGTGCTGGTGGGCATCGAGGAGGCCCAGCCGCACTACCAGCTTATCGTGCGGCGCGAGGGCTCGCTCGACACGCTGGAAGTGCAGGTGGAGGTGGACGAGCGTTTCTTCTCGGACGAGATAAGGCAGCTCGAGGGCCTGAGCCGCAAGGTCAAGTCCGAACTCGAATCGGTTCTTGGAGTGTCGATCCGGGTCAAGCTGGTGGAGCCGCGCACTATCGCCCGCAGCGAGGGCAAGGCCAAGCGGGTGATCGACGAGCGGCCGAAGCCGTAA
- a CDS encoding indolepyruvate oxidoreductase subunit beta, giving the protein MNRNKTTNVLIVGVGGQGILLASEVVSQAALLAGLDVKKSEIHGMSQRGGTVNSHVRYGEKVLSPIIPQGQVDVLVALEKLEALRWSGYLAPDGAIVVNDFRLDPVSVATGKIPYTENAIDLLYSNGRRVLVVDGVARALQAGDLRSMNVVLLGALSRLLEFPAELWEKALEAQVKEKFIELNRRAFALGRDAADSLR; this is encoded by the coding sequence ATGAACCGGAACAAGACAACCAACGTGCTGATAGTCGGAGTGGGCGGCCAGGGGATCCTGCTCGCCTCCGAGGTGGTCAGCCAGGCCGCCCTGCTGGCCGGGCTGGATGTGAAGAAGAGCGAAATCCACGGGATGAGCCAGCGTGGCGGGACGGTCAACAGCCACGTGCGCTACGGCGAGAAAGTCCTCTCGCCGATCATCCCCCAGGGACAGGTGGATGTCCTGGTGGCGCTGGAGAAGCTGGAAGCCCTGCGCTGGAGTGGCTACCTGGCTCCGGACGGGGCGATAGTGGTCAACGATTTCCGTCTCGACCCGGTCTCGGTGGCCACGGGCAAGATTCCCTACACCGAGAACGCGATCGACCTTCTGTATTCCAACGGCCGGCGGGTGCTGGTGGTGGATGGTGTGGCGCGGGCGCTCCAGGCCGGGGATCTTCGCAGCATGAACGTGGTGCTGCTCGGGGCCCTGAGCCGCCTGCTCGAGTTTCCCGCCGAGCTTTGGGAGAAAGCGCTCGAAGCGCAGGTCAAAGAGAAATTCATCGAGCTCAACCGTCGCGCCTTCGCGCTGGGCCGCGACGCCGCAGACAGCCTCCGTTGA
- the iorA gene encoding indolepyruvate ferredoxin oxidoreductase subunit alpha has protein sequence MRDELLPLREKALLSGNEAVAQAAWEAGVLFATGYPGTPSTEILETLVGYPEVRCEWAPNEKVALEVAAGASLGGVRTLVTMKHVGLNVAADPFMTLAYTGVKGGMVIITADDPSMHSSQNEQDNRNYARFGKAPMFEPADSREVTEFLAGAWDLSERLELPVLFRMTTRVCHSKSISSRGPRREPAAPSYTKDFVKNVMIPANARTMRVKLEEKLNLLRAEVETHPANRIEGRSAELGVICAGNVYNYVRETLPEASVLKLGFTFPLPAALIRKFAASVERCYVVEELDPYLETEVRALGVALATVPAPRPPIGELSPETVAAMFGVAAPQPQAAAAALPELAPRPPVLCPGCSHRAVFMTLKKMRLTVTGDIGCYTLGALPPLASMDTCLCMGASIGMGYGLERALGPEAKERVVAVIGDSTFLHSGITPLLNVVYNGGHTVTIILDNRTTAMTGHNENPGSGRTLDGGPAPAVDYRALVRALGVEFAVTVDPYDVDKFKQAVEMALLHSGPAVVIAQRPCVLLPEVRGKHRPTVNYDSDTCTACGACFRIGCPAIEKDAATGKPRINSAFCTGCGLCTTACPCGALSL, from the coding sequence GTGCGTGATGAATTGCTACCCCTGCGCGAAAAAGCGCTCCTCAGTGGCAACGAGGCGGTGGCCCAGGCCGCCTGGGAGGCCGGAGTGCTGTTCGCCACGGGGTATCCGGGCACACCCAGCACCGAGATTCTGGAGACCCTGGTCGGGTACCCCGAGGTGCGCTGCGAGTGGGCGCCCAACGAGAAAGTGGCTTTGGAGGTGGCAGCCGGGGCCTCCCTGGGCGGGGTGCGGACCCTGGTGACCATGAAACATGTCGGCCTGAACGTGGCCGCCGACCCGTTCATGACCCTGGCCTACACCGGAGTCAAGGGCGGCATGGTCATAATCACGGCCGATGACCCCTCGATGCATTCCTCGCAGAACGAGCAGGACAACCGCAACTACGCCCGTTTCGGCAAGGCGCCGATGTTCGAGCCGGCGGACAGCCGCGAGGTGACCGAGTTCCTGGCCGGGGCCTGGGACCTGAGCGAGCGCCTGGAGCTGCCGGTGCTGTTTCGCATGACCACCCGGGTCTGCCACAGCAAGTCGATCTCCTCCCGCGGCCCGCGGCGCGAGCCTGCCGCCCCGTCCTACACGAAGGATTTCGTCAAGAACGTGATGATCCCGGCCAATGCCCGCACCATGCGGGTGAAGCTGGAGGAGAAACTGAACCTCCTGCGCGCCGAGGTGGAGACCCACCCGGCCAACCGGATCGAGGGCCGCAGCGCCGAGCTGGGCGTGATCTGCGCGGGCAATGTGTACAATTACGTGCGCGAGACCCTGCCCGAGGCCAGCGTGCTCAAGCTGGGATTCACTTTCCCGCTGCCGGCCGCGCTGATCCGCAAGTTCGCCGCCTCGGTGGAGCGCTGCTACGTGGTCGAGGAGCTGGACCCGTACCTGGAGACAGAGGTCCGCGCCCTGGGCGTGGCTCTGGCCACAGTGCCCGCTCCGCGGCCGCCCATCGGCGAGTTGAGCCCCGAGACCGTGGCCGCCATGTTCGGCGTGGCCGCGCCGCAGCCGCAGGCCGCCGCCGCCGCACTGCCGGAGCTGGCCCCGCGGCCGCCGGTCCTCTGCCCGGGCTGCTCACACCGCGCGGTGTTCATGACCCTCAAGAAAATGCGCCTGACCGTGACCGGCGATATCGGCTGCTACACCCTGGGCGCGCTGCCGCCGCTGGCCTCGATGGACACCTGCCTGTGCATGGGAGCCTCGATCGGCATGGGCTACGGCCTGGAACGCGCCCTGGGCCCCGAGGCCAAGGAGCGCGTGGTGGCGGTGATCGGCGACAGCACGTTCCTGCACTCGGGGATCACCCCGCTGCTGAACGTGGTCTACAACGGCGGCCACACGGTGACAATCATCCTCGACAACCGCACCACGGCCATGACCGGGCACAACGAGAACCCCGGCAGCGGCCGCACTCTTGACGGTGGTCCGGCCCCGGCGGTGGACTACCGTGCCCTTGTCCGGGCCCTGGGAGTGGAGTTCGCGGTCACTGTGGACCCCTACGACGTGGACAAGTTCAAGCAGGCGGTGGAGATGGCTCTTCTGCACTCCGGGCCAGCCGTGGTGATCGCCCAGCGGCCCTGCGTGCTTCTGCCCGAGGTGCGCGGCAAGCACAGGCCCACGGTCAATTACGACAGCGACACCTGCACCGCCTGCGGGGCCTGTTTCCGTATCGGCTGCCCGGCCATCGAGAAGGACGCGGCGACCGGCAAACCCAGAATAAACTCGGCCTTTTGCACCGGCTGCGGCCTGTGCACCACGGCCTGTCCGTGTGGAGCGCTCTCGTTATGA
- a CDS encoding TrpB-like pyridoxal phosphate-dependent enzyme — protein MGNRSITLSEKEMVQSWYNVAADLPTPVAPPLNAATGKPAGPEDLAPIFPMALIMQEVSTERWIDIPDPVNQVLKLWRPTPLVRAYNLEKALGTPARIYYKNESVSPAGSHKPNTAVAQAYYNKEAGIRRISTETGAGQWGSALAFACNNMGLECTVYMVKVSYEQKPFRKSMMHMWNAEVYPSPTDRTNSGRAFRKRFPGTTGSLGMAISEAVEDAATHDDTNYSLGSVLNHVMLHQTVIGLEAKKQFELAGDFPDVLVACAGGGSNFAGFTLPFIPDKLKGKKIKIVAAEPAACPTLTKGPFRYDFGDTGKMTPLLKMHTLGHVFVPPGIHAGGLRYHGMSPIVSHLKELGLIEARALHQIECFEAGILFARTEGIIPAPETTHAIRGAVIEALLCKETGEEKCIAFNFSGHGHLDLASYDKYFDHQLDDFEYPDSKIEEALKELPVIQG, from the coding sequence ATGGGAAATCGGAGCATCACACTTTCAGAAAAAGAAATGGTGCAAAGCTGGTACAATGTGGCAGCCGATCTGCCCACACCGGTCGCGCCGCCTCTCAACGCCGCCACGGGCAAGCCCGCCGGGCCGGAAGACCTCGCCCCCATCTTCCCGATGGCCCTGATCATGCAGGAGGTCTCCACCGAGCGCTGGATCGACATCCCCGACCCGGTCAACCAGGTGCTCAAGCTCTGGCGTCCCACCCCCCTGGTGCGCGCCTACAACCTGGAAAAGGCCCTCGGCACCCCGGCCCGTATTTACTACAAGAACGAGAGCGTCAGCCCGGCCGGCAGCCACAAGCCCAACACCGCCGTGGCCCAGGCTTACTATAACAAAGAGGCCGGCATCCGCCGTATCTCCACCGAGACCGGCGCCGGCCAGTGGGGCAGCGCCCTGGCTTTCGCCTGCAACAACATGGGCCTCGAGTGCACGGTCTACATGGTGAAAGTCAGCTACGAGCAGAAACCGTTCCGCAAGAGCATGATGCATATGTGGAACGCCGAGGTCTACCCCAGCCCGACCGACCGGACCAACTCGGGCCGCGCGTTCCGCAAGCGGTTCCCCGGCACCACCGGCAGCCTGGGCATGGCGATCAGCGAGGCAGTGGAGGACGCCGCCACCCACGATGACACCAACTACTCCTTGGGCAGTGTGCTGAACCACGTGATGCTGCACCAGACCGTGATCGGCCTGGAGGCCAAGAAACAGTTCGAGCTGGCCGGCGATTTTCCGGACGTGCTGGTGGCCTGCGCCGGCGGCGGCAGCAATTTCGCCGGTTTCACCCTGCCGTTCATCCCGGACAAGCTCAAGGGCAAGAAAATCAAGATCGTGGCCGCCGAGCCGGCCGCCTGCCCCACCCTGACCAAGGGCCCGTTCCGCTACGATTTCGGCGACACGGGCAAGATGACCCCGCTGCTCAAGATGCACACTCTGGGCCATGTGTTCGTTCCGCCCGGAATCCATGCCGGCGGGCTGCGCTATCACGGGATGAGCCCGATTGTCAGCCATCTGAAGGAGCTGGGGCTGATCGAGGCCCGCGCCCTGCACCAGATCGAGTGCTTCGAGGCCGGCATCCTGTTCGCCCGCACCGAGGGCATCATCCCGGCCCCCGAGACCACGCACGCCATCCGCGGCGCCGTGATCGAGGCCCTGCTCTGCAAGGAAACGGGCGAGGAGAAGTGCATCGCTTTCAATTTCAGCGGCCACGGACACCTGGACCTGGCCTCCTACGACAAGTACTTCGATCACCAGTTGGACGATTTCGAATATCCGGATTCCAAGATCGAAGAGGCGCTCAAGGAACTGCCGGTGATTCAGGGCTGA
- a CDS encoding DUF6298 domain-containing protein, giving the protein MNSRALRLGAVIFLNLLLLAPLAGSGAARAGVRRPVDGVLRVSPVNPRYFTDNSGRAVYLTGSHTWSNFCEIWEGRPVIFDYNGYLDWLDRHNHNFFRLFVWEHATWTTWGPDSARTRFGPPLLYPRTGPGLALDSLPKFDISRFNEAFFQRQRERVQMAQNRGIYVQVMLFEGFSNQRKGEGFRKPGYGNPWGSHPFNKANNINAVDGDANGDGEGEEIFTLHVPAVTELQKAYVRRVIDNLNDLDNYIYEICNETDSTGVEWQYAIIDLIHQYEKTKPKQHPVVMTVPWPGGKNSTLFDSPAEAIAPNPDGGRNLYRGTYPPAEGKKVIFADTDHLWGHGGNADWAWKAFTSGYNPMFMDPFVPLPQFPRDNNYPDYPDWEPLRVALGQTLMFAERMDLVAMTPHPELASSGFCLASERERLIYLGEGGALSTDLSAMPGELTAEWFSPAFGAVTDIWRVQGGGKLELRAPYEGPAVLYIHH; this is encoded by the coding sequence ATGAACAGCCGTGCCTTGCGTCTTGGCGCCGTGATCTTTCTCAACCTGCTTCTCCTGGCCCCGCTTGCCGGCTCCGGCGCAGCCCGGGCCGGGGTTCGCCGCCCGGTGGACGGGGTCCTGCGGGTGAGCCCGGTCAACCCGCGCTATTTCACGGATAACAGCGGACGGGCGGTCTACCTGACCGGCAGCCACACCTGGAGCAATTTCTGCGAGATATGGGAGGGCCGGCCGGTCATTTTCGATTACAACGGCTATCTGGACTGGCTCGACCGCCACAACCACAACTTCTTCCGTCTCTTTGTCTGGGAGCACGCCACCTGGACCACCTGGGGGCCGGACAGCGCCCGCACCCGTTTCGGCCCGCCGCTGCTCTATCCGCGAACGGGCCCGGGCCTGGCCCTGGACAGCCTGCCCAAATTCGACATATCCCGTTTCAACGAGGCTTTCTTCCAGCGCCAGCGCGAGCGCGTCCAGATGGCACAGAACCGGGGCATCTACGTGCAGGTGATGCTGTTCGAGGGTTTCAGCAACCAGCGCAAGGGCGAGGGTTTCCGCAAGCCGGGCTATGGCAACCCCTGGGGCAGCCACCCGTTCAACAAGGCGAACAATATCAACGCGGTGGACGGAGACGCCAACGGCGACGGCGAAGGCGAGGAGATTTTCACCCTGCATGTCCCGGCGGTCACAGAACTGCAGAAAGCCTATGTCCGGCGGGTGATCGACAACCTGAACGACCTGGACAACTACATCTATGAAATCTGCAACGAGACCGACTCCACCGGGGTCGAGTGGCAGTACGCCATCATCGATCTGATCCACCAGTACGAGAAAACCAAGCCCAAGCAGCATCCGGTGGTGATGACCGTGCCCTGGCCCGGCGGGAAAAACAGCACCCTGTTCGACAGCCCGGCCGAGGCGATCGCACCCAACCCGGACGGTGGCAGGAACCTCTACCGCGGGACCTATCCCCCGGCGGAGGGGAAAAAGGTGATCTTCGCCGACACGGACCACCTCTGGGGCCACGGCGGCAACGCGGACTGGGCCTGGAAAGCCTTCACCAGCGGCTACAACCCGATGTTCATGGACCCGTTCGTGCCCCTGCCGCAGTTCCCGCGCGACAACAATTACCCGGACTATCCCGACTGGGAGCCGCTGCGCGTGGCCCTGGGGCAAACCCTGATGTTCGCCGAGCGCATGGACCTCGTCGCCATGACCCCGCACCCGGAACTGGCCTCCAGCGGGTTCTGCCTGGCCTCGGAGCGCGAGCGCCTGATCTATCTGGGCGAGGGCGGCGCGCTGAGCACCGACCTGTCCGCCATGCCCGGAGAGCTGACCGCCGAATGGTTCAGCCCGGCCTTTGGCGCGGTCACCGACATCTGGCGGGTCCAGGGCGGCGGGAAGCTTGAGCTGCGGGCGCCCTACGAGGGCCCGGCTGTGCTGTACATCCACCATTGA
- a CDS encoding DUF6298 domain-containing protein: MKIFSLSRTVTFGLLLAALAASAGRAANPPVDGVLRVSPVNPRYFTDNSGRAVYLTGSHTWSNFCEIWNGAPVVFDYEAYLDWLERYNHNFFRLWTWENATWSSSESDTLRDRYGPPLLYPRTGPGLALDSLPRFDVSRFNEAFFSRLRERVELAQRRGFYVQVMLFQGWSIQHKSEQPLKPGQGNPWKGHPFNRNNNINGIDGDLDHDGQGQEAYTLRVPGINELQKAYIRRVIDTLNDLDNYIYEICNESDTTGVAWHYAMIDYIHQYEKAKPKQHPVVTTVPWPFGDNRTLYGSPAEAVAPNCAGEQKLYKEVFPPADGRKVVFLDTDHLWGIGGNADWAWKAFISGCNPMFMDPLMTLTHIPPLDMFPPDSVWEPLRVALGQTRMFAERMDLIAMAPHPELASSGFCLASERERLVYVGGGGAVSADLSAMPGELTVEWFSPSLGAVTDIWQVRGGGKLELRAPYEGPAVLYIHR; encoded by the coding sequence ATGAAAATCTTCAGCCTGAGCCGGACCGTCACATTCGGCCTTCTGCTGGCGGCCCTGGCCGCCTCGGCTGGCCGCGCCGCCAACCCGCCGGTGGATGGAGTCCTGCGGGTCAGCCCGGTGAACCCGCGCTATTTCACGGATAACAGCGGGCGCGCGGTCTACCTGACCGGCAGCCACACCTGGAGCAATTTCTGCGAGATATGGAACGGCGCCCCGGTGGTGTTCGATTACGAGGCCTACCTCGACTGGCTGGAGCGCTACAACCACAATTTCTTCCGTCTCTGGACCTGGGAGAACGCCACCTGGTCGAGTTCCGAAAGCGACACCCTCCGCGACCGCTACGGCCCGCCGCTCCTCTATCCGCGCACCGGTCCCGGCCTGGCCCTGGACAGCCTGCCCAGGTTCGACGTGAGCCGGTTCAACGAGGCCTTTTTCAGCCGGCTGCGCGAACGGGTCGAGCTGGCCCAGCGGCGCGGGTTCTACGTACAGGTGATGCTGTTCCAGGGCTGGAGCATCCAGCACAAGAGCGAGCAACCACTCAAACCCGGCCAGGGCAATCCCTGGAAGGGGCACCCGTTCAACCGGAATAACAATATCAACGGCATTGACGGCGACCTGGACCATGACGGACAGGGGCAGGAGGCCTACACCCTGCGCGTGCCCGGGATCAACGAGCTGCAGAAAGCCTACATCCGGCGGGTGATCGACACCCTGAACGACCTGGACAACTACATCTACGAAATCTGCAACGAGAGCGACACTACCGGCGTGGCCTGGCACTACGCCATGATCGATTACATCCATCAATACGAGAAAGCCAAGCCCAAGCAGCACCCGGTGGTGACGACCGTGCCCTGGCCTTTCGGCGACAACCGCACTCTGTACGGCAGCCCAGCCGAGGCGGTGGCCCCCAACTGTGCGGGCGAACAGAAACTCTACAAGGAAGTTTTTCCCCCTGCGGACGGACGGAAGGTAGTGTTCCTCGACACGGACCACCTCTGGGGCATCGGCGGCAACGCCGACTGGGCCTGGAAAGCGTTCATTAGCGGCTGCAACCCGATGTTCATGGACCCGCTGATGACGCTGACACACATCCCGCCGCTGGACATGTTCCCGCCCGACTCGGTCTGGGAGCCGCTGCGGGTGGCCCTGGGCCAGACCCGCATGTTCGCGGAGAGGATGGACCTGATCGCCATGGCCCCGCACCCGGAGCTGGCCTCCAGCGGGTTCTGCCTGGCCTCGGAGCGAGAGCGGCTGGTCTACGTGGGCGGCGGCGGCGCGGTGAGCGCCGACCTGTCCGCCATGCCCGGCGAGCTGACTGTGGAGTGGTTCAGCCCGTCCTTAGGCGCGGTCACCGACATCTGGCAAGTCCGGGGCGGCGGGAAACTGGAACTGCGGGCGCCTTACGAGGGCCCGGCCGTGCTGTACATACACCGCTGA